The proteins below come from a single Alnus glutinosa chromosome 9, dhAlnGlut1.1, whole genome shotgun sequence genomic window:
- the LOC133877269 gene encoding WUSCHEL-related homeobox 2-like: MEADNVDIGGPAAEAPVSSRWNPTKEQIDMLEGLYRQGIRTPSAEQIQQITSRLRAYGHIEGKNVFYWFQNHKARQRQKQKQESMAYINRYFHRTLPMFGPCPNVICSPYYLPQSDRGLYPQYHNPKVLLPGGIRRRPKTEKREKSRAFDDAGYNTALQEYDTLLPINSQETLPLFPLHPTGILQGETGKSSIGSSANNSTKNPSFSEVEEGSGDQLFFDFFSREGSCESHG, translated from the exons ATGGAGGCTGATAATGTCGATATTGGTGGACCGGCGGCTGAGGCTCCAGTAAGTTCACGCTGGAACCCCACAAAGGAGCAGATAGACATGCTTGAGGGCCTGTATAGGCAAGGGATACGAACGCCGAGTGCTGAGCAAATACAGCAGATAACAAGCAGGTTAAGGGCTTACGGTCACATTGAAGGGAAGAATGTGTTCTATTGGTTTCAGAATCACAAGGCACGGCAAAGGCAGAAGCAGAAGCAAGAGAGCATGGCTTACATCAATCGCTATTTTCATAGGACTCTGCCAATGTTTGGTCCTTGCCCAAATG TTATTTGCAGCCCATATTACCTACCACAGAGCGATAGAGGGCTCTATCCTCAATACCACAATCCAAAAGTTTTGCTTCCTGGTGGGATCAGGAGGAGGCCAAAGACTGAAAAACGAGAGAAATCAAGAGCCTTCGATGATGCAGGATACAACACTGCCCTCCAGGAATATGATACGCTTCTGCCCATCAATAGTCAAGAAACATTGCCTCTTTTTCCATTGCATCCAACAGGCATTTTACAAGGAGAAACAGGAAAGTCTTCCATTGGCTCTTCTGCTAACAACTCCACTAAAAATCCTAGCTTTTCTGAGGTTGAAGAAGGTTCTGGTGACCAACTCTTCTTTGATTTCTTCTCCAGAGAGGGTTCCTGTGAAAGTCATGGCTAA